In Plantibacter sp. PA-3-X8, one DNA window encodes the following:
- a CDS encoding endonuclease/exonuclease/phosphatase family protein, with product MSESILTQNVLTVMSYNIRTAVAQPGHEWVDRAPLVSQVIARNAPDLLGLQEVREHQLHDLLPGLAEYDWFGQGRDGGSAGEYGPVCFRRSRFEQLDAGEFWLSDTPDEPGSNTWPSLHARFVTWVRLRERRTGDELVFANTHLDHESSPHSDDVRTRSAKLIADRFSGVDVPVLLTGDFNTERGSAAHDSLADAGFVDLSPVESDGIGTFQGYGPQRPGNARIDWVLGRSGSVAPHTRLEPIEALVDEQDPTSEASDHFPILIRAQLTH from the coding sequence GTGAGCGAATCCATCCTGACCCAGAACGTCCTGACCGTCATGAGCTACAACATCCGCACCGCCGTCGCCCAGCCCGGTCACGAGTGGGTGGACCGTGCACCGCTCGTCTCACAGGTCATCGCCCGCAACGCCCCAGACCTACTCGGGCTGCAGGAGGTCCGCGAGCACCAGCTGCACGACCTGCTCCCGGGCCTCGCCGAGTACGACTGGTTCGGGCAGGGCCGTGACGGCGGTTCGGCCGGCGAGTACGGGCCGGTGTGCTTCCGCCGCTCGCGGTTCGAACAGCTCGACGCCGGCGAATTCTGGCTGTCGGACACCCCCGACGAACCGGGCTCGAACACCTGGCCGTCGCTGCACGCACGGTTCGTCACCTGGGTCAGGCTCCGCGAGCGTCGCACCGGCGACGAGCTCGTCTTCGCCAACACCCACCTCGACCACGAGAGCTCACCGCACAGCGACGACGTCCGCACGCGCAGCGCGAAGCTGATCGCCGACCGATTCTCCGGCGTCGACGTCCCCGTCCTCCTCACCGGCGACTTCAACACCGAACGCGGATCGGCGGCGCACGACTCCCTGGCGGACGCCGGGTTCGTCGACCTCTCGCCGGTCGAGAGCGACGGTATCGGCACGTTCCAGGGCTACGGTCCCCAGCGTCCCGGGAACGCACGCATCGACTGGGTGCTCGGTCGCTCAGGCAGCGTCGCTCCGCACACCCGACTGGAACCGATCGAAGCCCTCGTCGACGAGCAGGACCCCACCTCGGAGGCGAGCGACCACTTCCCCATCCTCATCCGGGCGCAGCTCACCCACTGA
- a CDS encoding YoaK family protein, with the protein MTETGGTDPTLTTTRRRTRAGMIAAMALVLSFAAGATDAFAFLQLGGVFTANMTGNFVLAGLTSRPDFGEVLLGATVAVLLFSVGTFLAFRFTRLVATADRPTPEAPQHRLVLVLGGAVIAQACVLIGWIVSPETRTTPVICVLIALSTLAMAGQTVVARRIERSGVTTTFVTGTLTSLMQSLADGVHDHHLIRIGAIVLLVVGALCGALLTGVDPVFGAALPLLPSIVGLVLLRLAPTASSD; encoded by the coding sequence GTGACTGAGACCGGCGGCACCGACCCGACCCTGACGACCACCCGGCGTCGGACGCGTGCCGGCATGATCGCGGCGATGGCGCTCGTGCTGTCGTTCGCGGCCGGGGCGACCGACGCCTTCGCGTTCCTGCAGCTCGGCGGCGTCTTCACCGCGAACATGACCGGCAACTTCGTGCTGGCCGGACTCACGAGCCGGCCCGACTTCGGCGAGGTGCTGCTCGGGGCGACCGTCGCCGTGCTGCTGTTCTCCGTCGGGACGTTCCTCGCCTTCCGCTTCACGAGGCTCGTCGCCACCGCTGACAGACCGACCCCGGAGGCGCCGCAGCACCGGCTCGTCCTCGTGCTCGGCGGTGCGGTGATCGCGCAGGCGTGCGTCCTCATCGGATGGATCGTGTCTCCCGAGACGCGCACGACGCCCGTGATCTGTGTCCTCATCGCGCTCTCCACGCTCGCGATGGCGGGGCAGACGGTCGTCGCCCGTCGCATCGAACGCTCAGGCGTGACCACCACCTTCGTGACCGGCACCCTCACGAGTCTCATGCAGAGCCTCGCCGACGGCGTCCACGACCACCACCTCATCCGGATCGGCGCGATCGTGCTGCTCGTGGTGGGCGCCCTCTGCGGCGCGCTCCTCACCGGCGTGGACCCGGTGTTCGGTGCGGCGCTGCCCCTCCTCCCGTCGATCGTCGGGCTGGTCCTCCTCCGGCTCGCGCCGACAGCCTCCAGCGACTGA
- a CDS encoding RidA family protein, producing MSVVTLIRSDELSDAAEYAYASSVPASARLLFLAGSCPLNVDGSTAAVGDVAGQAEKCVENLVIALEAAGATLGDVASTRVLVASTKQSDLVTAWEVVRAAFGDHDVPSTLLGVTVLGYDDQLVEIEATAAVA from the coding sequence ATGTCCGTCGTCACGCTGATCCGATCCGACGAGCTCTCCGACGCCGCGGAGTACGCCTACGCGTCATCCGTTCCGGCGAGCGCCCGGCTGTTGTTCCTGGCCGGATCCTGCCCGCTCAACGTCGACGGCTCGACCGCTGCCGTCGGGGACGTCGCCGGCCAGGCGGAGAAGTGCGTCGAGAACCTCGTCATCGCCCTCGAGGCCGCCGGTGCGACGCTCGGCGACGTGGCCAGTACCCGGGTGCTCGTCGCGTCGACGAAGCAGTCCGACCTCGTCACCGCATGGGAGGTCGTACGCGCCGCCTTCGGCGATCACGACGTGCCGTCGACGCTCCTCGGGGTCACCGTGCTCGGCTACGACGACCAGCTCGTCGAGATCGAGGCGACCGCCGCCGTAGCCTGA
- a CDS encoding 3' terminal RNA ribose 2'-O-methyltransferase Hen1, which produces MLVTITSTAPSAADLGHLVRKHPARAQSFDLSVGRAHVFYPEATDERCTIALLLEVDAIALVRQKRFGGGDSASLSQYVNDRPYASSSMVAVAIGQVFRSAMTGRSDSHPELAAAALPLTITVAAVPSRGLEQLATRLFGPLGWTVVERAIPLDPTVPAWGDSRYVDLELTGHLRLADALRQLYVLLPVLDDAKHYWVSDDEVGKLLRAGEGWLADHPDRDLITKRYLAHQSRMVTDAQSQLDPEARTDGADGDEAATASQTKRAPALAGLRAEAVLQALADVRARSVADVGCGEGALLTRLMADPLVSTVIGTDVSARALAAASQRLGLRDASDRVRERVQLLQSSATYADGRLRGLDAIVLMEVVEHIDAERLDALEASIFGAAAPEAVIVTTPNREYNALYPSLPAGGFRHPDHRFEWDRQEFATWCTTAAERYGYGVEHRTVGDVDPQLGSPTQLAIFRKAIS; this is translated from the coding sequence GTGCTCGTCACCATCACCTCGACCGCGCCGTCGGCCGCCGACCTGGGGCACCTCGTCCGCAAGCATCCCGCGCGGGCGCAGAGCTTCGACCTCAGCGTCGGGCGCGCCCACGTGTTCTACCCGGAGGCGACCGACGAGCGGTGCACCATCGCCCTGCTGCTCGAGGTCGACGCGATCGCGCTCGTCCGTCAGAAGCGGTTCGGCGGCGGTGACAGCGCGTCGCTCTCGCAGTACGTGAACGACCGACCGTACGCGTCGTCGTCGATGGTCGCCGTCGCGATCGGGCAGGTGTTCCGCAGCGCCATGACCGGCCGCAGCGACTCCCACCCGGAGCTCGCCGCGGCAGCGCTCCCGCTGACGATCACGGTCGCGGCGGTGCCGTCGCGAGGCCTGGAGCAGCTGGCGACCCGACTCTTCGGTCCGCTCGGCTGGACCGTCGTCGAACGGGCGATCCCGCTCGACCCGACGGTCCCCGCCTGGGGCGACTCGCGATACGTCGACCTCGAACTGACCGGGCACCTCCGCCTCGCGGACGCCCTCCGCCAGCTCTACGTCCTGCTGCCCGTCCTCGACGACGCCAAGCACTACTGGGTCTCCGACGACGAGGTCGGCAAACTCCTGCGCGCCGGCGAGGGGTGGCTGGCCGACCACCCCGACCGGGACCTGATCACCAAGCGGTATCTCGCGCACCAGTCGCGGATGGTCACCGATGCGCAGTCGCAGCTGGACCCGGAAGCGCGGACCGACGGTGCCGACGGGGACGAAGCGGCCACCGCCTCACAGACGAAGCGCGCCCCGGCGCTCGCCGGCCTGCGCGCCGAGGCGGTCCTGCAGGCGCTCGCCGACGTGCGGGCGCGGTCGGTCGCCGACGTCGGGTGCGGCGAGGGCGCCCTCCTGACTCGCCTGATGGCGGATCCCTTGGTCAGCACGGTGATCGGTACCGACGTCTCCGCACGCGCGCTCGCAGCCGCGTCGCAGCGGCTCGGGCTCCGCGACGCGAGCGATCGCGTCCGCGAGCGTGTCCAGCTGCTGCAGTCCTCGGCCACCTACGCCGACGGCCGGCTGCGCGGACTCGATGCGATCGTGCTCATGGAGGTCGTCGAGCACATCGACGCCGAGCGCCTCGATGCACTCGAGGCCTCGATCTTCGGTGCTGCGGCTCCCGAAGCCGTGATCGTCACGACGCCGAACCGCGAATACAACGCGTTGTACCCCTCGTTGCCGGCGGGCGGGTTCAGACACCCCGACCACCGGTTCGAGTGGGACCGTCAAGAGTTCGCGACCTGGTGCACCACCGCGGCCGAGCGGTACGGCTACGGCGTCGAGCACCGCACGGTCGGCGACGTCGACCCGCAGCTCGGCTCGCCGACGCAGCTCGCCATCTTCCGGAAGGCCATCTCATGA
- a CDS encoding polynucleotide kinase-phosphatase, whose translation MSDLEQTPAALPIPELSLVVLIGVSGSGKSTFAATHFGRFETLSSDFFRGLVSNDENNQAASADAFAALRDVAARRLDAGLLTVIDATNVQPASRKSLIDLARNHDVLPVAVVLDVPERVCIERNEAREDRSFGAAVITRQQDQLRRSMRHLSKEGFRKVHVLSGVEAIAQASFVREPLLNDRREERGPFDAIGDVHGCRSELETLLTKLGYVIERDMEGRPIDAAHPEGRRAIFLGDLVDRGPDTPGVLRLAMGMVGAGHALAVPGNHESKLVRALQGKRVQTSHGLAESLAQLAEEPEEFRAEVERFCRELVAHLVLDDGKLVVAHAGLIEQYHGRASGRVRSFALYGDTTGETDEYGLPVRLPWAEDYRGKATVLYGHVPTLDAEWVNNTMCLDTGCVFGGKLSALRWPEREVVDVPAEQVWYEPVVPLGRPTGPAGEQRDPGLLRIEDVLGKQVVETRVSGRVGIREDAAAGALEVMSRFAIDPRRLVYLPPTMSPPSTSQRKDLLEHPAEAFEAYRRDGLDRVVCEEKHMGSRAVVLLTRDPAPFGAPAGWRGTVHTRTGRPFFDEETTQTLLTRLDAAAERAGLWEELDASWLLVDSELLPWSVKAESLIRDQYASVGAAATAALPAAVHVLEQATATGVDVSDLLERTRRRAEAADAYVAAYRPYTAPSNGLEGVQIAPFQLLASTGASHLGRDHAWHLAVADRLADADPELIRRTRSIEVDLTSSASENAATAWWEELTGAGGEGMVVKPVAGLVRGEKSLAQPGIKVRGREYLRIIYGPDYTEPHNLERLRDRDIGHKRSMALREYALGVEAVERFVAGEPTWRVHQAVFGVLAMESEPIDPRL comes from the coding sequence ATGAGCGACCTCGAGCAGACCCCCGCCGCCCTGCCGATCCCCGAACTGTCGCTCGTGGTCCTCATCGGGGTGAGCGGGTCCGGCAAGTCGACCTTCGCCGCCACGCACTTCGGCCGGTTCGAGACCCTGTCGAGCGACTTCTTCCGCGGGCTCGTCTCCAACGACGAGAACAACCAGGCCGCCAGCGCCGACGCCTTCGCCGCGCTCCGCGATGTCGCAGCTCGCCGCCTGGACGCCGGGCTCCTCACGGTCATCGACGCGACCAACGTTCAGCCGGCCTCGCGCAAGTCGCTCATCGACCTGGCACGCAACCACGACGTCCTCCCGGTCGCCGTGGTGCTCGACGTCCCGGAGCGCGTCTGCATCGAGCGCAACGAGGCCCGCGAGGACCGCTCGTTCGGCGCGGCCGTCATCACCCGGCAGCAGGACCAACTGCGCCGGTCGATGCGGCACCTCAGCAAGGAGGGCTTCCGGAAGGTCCACGTCCTCTCCGGGGTGGAGGCGATCGCGCAGGCGTCGTTCGTGCGCGAGCCGCTGCTCAACGACCGCCGGGAGGAGCGCGGTCCCTTCGACGCGATCGGCGACGTGCACGGGTGCCGGAGCGAGCTCGAGACGCTGCTCACGAAGCTCGGGTACGTGATCGAGCGCGACATGGAGGGTCGACCGATCGACGCCGCGCATCCCGAGGGACGCCGGGCGATCTTCCTCGGCGACCTCGTCGACCGCGGGCCGGACACCCCTGGCGTGCTGCGGTTGGCGATGGGGATGGTCGGCGCGGGGCATGCCTTGGCGGTGCCCGGCAACCACGAGTCGAAGCTCGTCCGCGCGCTGCAGGGCAAGCGGGTGCAGACCAGTCACGGGCTCGCTGAGTCGCTCGCGCAACTGGCCGAGGAGCCGGAGGAGTTCCGTGCCGAGGTCGAGCGGTTCTGTCGCGAGCTCGTCGCGCACCTCGTCCTCGACGACGGGAAGCTCGTCGTCGCGCACGCCGGGCTGATCGAGCAGTATCACGGACGCGCCTCCGGGCGGGTGCGGTCGTTCGCGCTCTATGGCGACACCACGGGGGAGACCGACGAGTACGGCCTGCCCGTGCGGCTGCCGTGGGCGGAGGACTACCGCGGCAAGGCGACCGTCCTCTACGGCCACGTGCCGACCCTCGACGCCGAGTGGGTCAACAACACGATGTGTCTCGACACCGGCTGCGTCTTCGGCGGCAAGCTGAGTGCCCTGCGGTGGCCGGAGCGCGAGGTCGTCGACGTGCCGGCCGAGCAGGTCTGGTATGAACCCGTCGTGCCGCTCGGCCGCCCGACCGGTCCCGCGGGCGAGCAGCGGGATCCCGGGCTGCTGCGCATCGAGGACGTCCTCGGCAAGCAGGTCGTCGAGACCCGTGTCTCGGGCCGGGTCGGCATCCGCGAAGATGCGGCGGCCGGCGCACTCGAGGTCATGAGCCGGTTCGCGATCGACCCGCGGCGCCTGGTCTACCTGCCGCCGACGATGAGTCCGCCGAGCACCTCGCAGCGGAAGGACCTCCTGGAGCACCCCGCTGAGGCGTTCGAGGCGTATCGCCGGGATGGGCTCGACCGGGTGGTCTGCGAGGAGAAGCACATGGGCTCGCGTGCCGTCGTCCTGCTCACGCGGGATCCGGCACCCTTCGGTGCGCCTGCCGGGTGGCGCGGCACCGTCCACACCCGAACCGGTCGGCCGTTCTTCGACGAGGAGACGACGCAGACGCTCCTGACCCGGCTCGACGCCGCCGCGGAGCGAGCCGGTCTCTGGGAGGAACTCGACGCCTCCTGGCTGCTCGTCGACAGCGAGCTGCTGCCGTGGTCGGTGAAGGCGGAGAGCTTGATCCGCGACCAGTACGCCTCGGTCGGAGCTGCGGCGACTGCCGCACTCCCGGCGGCCGTGCACGTGCTGGAGCAGGCGACGGCGACGGGTGTCGACGTCTCGGACCTGCTCGAGCGGACGCGTCGACGGGCCGAGGCCGCCGACGCCTACGTTGCGGCCTACCGCCCGTACACCGCGCCCTCGAACGGTCTGGAGGGCGTGCAGATCGCTCCGTTCCAGCTCCTCGCCTCGACCGGGGCGAGTCACCTGGGCCGCGACCACGCCTGGCATCTCGCGGTCGCGGATCGCCTGGCGGACGCCGACCCGGAGCTCATCCGTCGGACCCGCTCGATCGAGGTCGACCTCACCTCGTCGGCCTCCGAGAATGCCGCGACCGCGTGGTGGGAGGAGCTGACCGGTGCGGGTGGTGAGGGCATGGTCGTGAAGCCTGTGGCCGGTCTCGTCCGCGGTGAGAAGTCGCTCGCGCAGCCCGGCATCAAGGTGCGGGGCCGTGAGTACCTGCGCATCATCTACGGTCCCGACTACACGGAGCCGCACAACCTCGAGCGCCTGCGCGATCGGGACATCGGCCACAAGCGGTCGATGGCGCTGCGCGAGTACGCGCTCGGCGTCGAGGCGGTCGAACGGTTCGTCGCCGGTGAACCGACCTGGCGGGTGCACCAGGCCGTCTTCGGCGTGCTCGCCATGGAGTCCGAGCCGATCGACCCGCGCCTCTAG
- a CDS encoding ornithine cyclodeaminase, translating to MTRFVDVRNMIRWTADRGPERIIAGMIDYLEADFRRWPSFDKSPRVASHTPFGVIELMPTSDHETYAFKYVNGHPSNPARGYQTVTAFGVLADVHNGYPTFLAEMTLLTALRTAATSGMVAKHLARPDSSVHALIGAGSQAEFQALGMRAALGINTVRIWDVDPLAMDKFARNLEPLGFEVVIGTSAADAVAGADVVTTCTADKALATVLTNDLVEPGMHLNAIGGDCPGKTELEASILDRADVFVEFPPQTRIEGEIQQMAPDFPVIEFWQVLTGAVPGRSSREQITLFDSVGFAIEDFTALRFLRDSVDGSEYFEEIDLVAAPDDPKDLFGLVGALSPVG from the coding sequence ATGACGCGTTTCGTCGATGTCCGCAACATGATCCGTTGGACGGCCGACCGAGGTCCCGAGCGCATCATCGCCGGCATGATCGACTACCTCGAGGCCGACTTCCGCCGCTGGCCGTCGTTCGACAAGAGCCCGCGCGTCGCGAGTCACACGCCCTTCGGCGTCATCGAGCTCATGCCGACGAGCGACCACGAGACCTACGCCTTCAAGTACGTGAACGGCCACCCCTCCAACCCGGCACGCGGCTACCAGACGGTCACGGCCTTCGGTGTCCTCGCCGACGTGCACAACGGCTACCCCACCTTCCTCGCTGAGATGACGCTCCTCACGGCCCTCCGGACCGCCGCGACCTCGGGCATGGTCGCCAAGCACCTCGCCCGTCCCGACTCGAGCGTCCACGCCCTCATCGGCGCGGGCAGCCAGGCCGAGTTCCAGGCCCTCGGCATGCGGGCCGCCCTCGGGATCAACACCGTCCGGATCTGGGACGTCGACCCGCTCGCGATGGACAAGTTCGCGCGCAACCTGGAGCCGCTCGGATTCGAGGTCGTCATCGGGACGAGTGCCGCCGACGCCGTGGCGGGCGCGGACGTCGTCACGACCTGCACGGCCGATAAGGCGCTCGCGACCGTGCTCACGAACGACCTGGTCGAGCCCGGCATGCACCTGAACGCCATCGGTGGCGACTGCCCCGGCAAGACGGAACTCGAGGCGTCGATCCTCGATCGCGCCGACGTCTTCGTCGAGTTCCCGCCGCAGACCCGCATCGAGGGCGAGATCCAGCAGATGGCTCCCGACTTCCCGGTGATCGAGTTCTGGCAGGTCCTCACGGGTGCCGTCCCCGGCCGCAGCTCGCGGGAGCAGATCACGCTCTTCGACTCCGTCGGCTTCGCCATCGAGGACTTCACGGCGCTGCGCTTCCTCCGCGACTCCGTCGACGGCAGCGAGTACTTCGAGGAGATCGATCTCGTCGCGGCCCCCGACGACCCGAAGGACCTCTTCGGACTCGTCGGCGCGCTCTCTCCCGTCGGCTGA
- the ctlX gene encoding citrulline utilization hydrolase CtlX, with the protein MSVQAPSAVVLIRPHRFTPNPLTAADNVFQVADGVPSASVTGVAHAAFDEVTAVAQALDAAGVRVHLFDDEDPDRPDSVFPNNWLSTHAGGHLAVYPMYAVNRRRERRWDIVEMLKREYRVQDVIDYSGLELDDVFLEGTGAMVLDHAARVAFVARSHRADPIALERFCTNFGYEPLVFDAVDPHGVPIYHTNVMMGVATEFALVGLDLIASPVRREQVVERLTAHGRDIVDLSYEQVCDFAGNAIELRSAAGERLLAISSRAVQSLRSDQLAVIERSCRILPLDVPTIELAGGSVRCMIAGIHLDRRPSAPEPAPNADPRLARA; encoded by the coding sequence ATGTCCGTCCAGGCGCCGTCGGCAGTGGTGCTCATCCGGCCGCACCGGTTCACGCCGAACCCGCTGACCGCGGCCGACAACGTGTTCCAGGTCGCGGACGGCGTCCCGTCGGCGTCCGTGACCGGGGTGGCTCACGCGGCGTTCGACGAGGTCACCGCCGTGGCACAGGCGCTCGATGCGGCGGGCGTCCGCGTCCACCTGTTCGACGACGAGGACCCGGACCGCCCCGACAGCGTCTTCCCCAACAACTGGCTGTCCACCCATGCGGGCGGGCACCTGGCGGTCTACCCGATGTACGCGGTGAACCGCCGGCGCGAGCGTCGCTGGGACATCGTCGAGATGCTGAAGCGCGAGTACCGCGTGCAGGACGTCATCGACTACTCGGGGCTGGAGCTCGACGACGTGTTCCTCGAGGGCACCGGTGCGATGGTGCTCGACCACGCGGCACGGGTGGCGTTCGTCGCGCGATCCCACCGGGCCGACCCGATCGCCCTCGAGCGGTTCTGCACCAACTTCGGCTACGAGCCGCTCGTCTTCGACGCGGTCGACCCGCACGGGGTCCCGATCTACCACACCAACGTCATGATGGGCGTGGCGACCGAGTTCGCCCTCGTCGGCCTCGACCTCATCGCCTCACCGGTGCGCCGCGAGCAGGTGGTGGAGCGCCTGACCGCGCATGGACGCGACATCGTGGACCTCAGTTACGAGCAGGTCTGCGACTTCGCCGGCAACGCGATCGAGTTGCGGTCGGCGGCGGGGGAGCGCCTCCTCGCGATCTCGAGTCGCGCCGTCCAGAGCCTGCGGTCGGACCAGTTGGCGGTCATCGAGCGCAGCTGCCGGATCCTGCCACTGGACGTCCCGACCATCGAGCTCGCCGGGGGCTCCGTCCGCTGCATGATCGCCGGGATCCATCTGGACCGCCGGCCGTCCGCACCGGAGCCTGCGCCGAACGCCGATCCACGGCTCGCGAGGGCTTGA
- a CDS encoding Lrp/AsnC family transcriptional regulator has protein sequence MAALDDLDRRLLAALRADGRASVASLARSLDVTRATVTSRLERLVSSGTVVGFSVRVRDELDPGTIRAIAFIEVEGRSTDHVIRQLRGFPEISALHTTNGGWDLVAELRTETLTDFDRVLGGIRRIEGVVNSETSLLLSSVLR, from the coding sequence ATGGCAGCGCTCGACGATCTCGACCGAAGGCTGCTGGCTGCGCTCCGAGCCGACGGCCGGGCATCGGTCGCGAGCCTCGCGCGGTCGCTCGACGTCACCCGGGCCACGGTCACCAGCCGCCTGGAGCGCCTCGTCTCCTCGGGCACCGTCGTCGGGTTCTCGGTCCGGGTGCGCGACGAACTGGACCCGGGGACCATTCGCGCGATCGCCTTCATCGAGGTCGAGGGCCGCTCCACGGACCACGTCATCCGCCAACTGCGCGGCTTCCCCGAGATCAGCGCACTCCACACCACCAACGGCGGGTGGGACCTGGTCGCGGAACTCCGCACCGAGACCCTCACCGACTTCGACCGCGTGCTCGGCGGCATCCGGCGCATCGAGGGCGTCGTCAACAGCGAGACGAGCCTCCTGCTGAGTTCCGTCCTGCGCTGA